Proteins co-encoded in one Pseudomonas beijingensis genomic window:
- the rpsG gene encoding 30S ribosomal protein S7 has product MPRRRVAAKREILDDPKYGSQILAKFMNHVMESGKKAVAERIVYGALDKVKERKNSDPLEIFEKALDAIAPLVEVKSRRVGGATYQVPVEVRPSRRNALAMRWLVDFARKRGEKSMALRLAGELLDAAEGKGAAVKKREDVHRMAEANKAFSHYRF; this is encoded by the coding sequence ATGCCAAGACGTCGCGTAGCAGCCAAACGTGAGATTCTGGACGATCCGAAATACGGAAGCCAGATTCTCGCCAAGTTCATGAACCACGTAATGGAAAGCGGCAAGAAAGCCGTTGCCGAGCGTATCGTTTATGGCGCACTGGACAAAGTTAAGGAACGCAAGAACAGCGATCCCCTGGAAATCTTCGAGAAAGCTCTCGACGCCATCGCTCCGCTGGTCGAAGTGAAGTCGCGCCGTGTAGGCGGTGCTACTTACCAGGTTCCGGTCGAAGTTCGTCCGTCCCGTCGTAACGCCCTGGCAATGCGCTGGCTGGTAGACTTCGCCCGCAAGCGCGGCGAGAAGTCCATGGCTCTGCGTTTGGCTGGTGAACTGTTGGACGCTGCTGAAGGTAAAGGTGCTGCAGTTAAGAAGCGTGAAGACGTGCACCGTATGGCTGAGGCCAACAAGGCTTTCTCGCACTACCGCTTCTAA
- the rpsL gene encoding 30S ribosomal protein S12 — MATINQLVRQPRKRIVEKSDVPALQNCPQRRGVCTRVYTTTPKKPNSALRKVCRVRLTNGFEVSSYIGGEGHNLQEHSVVLIRGGRVKDLPGVRYHTVRGSLDTSGVKGRNQGRSKYGTKRPK, encoded by the coding sequence ATGGCAACTATCAACCAGCTGGTACGTCAGCCGCGTAAGCGTATCGTCGAGAAATCCGACGTGCCTGCGCTGCAGAACTGCCCGCAACGTCGTGGCGTATGCACCCGTGTGTATACCACCACGCCGAAAAAACCTAACTCGGCACTGCGTAAAGTATGCCGTGTGCGTCTGACCAACGGTTTCGAGGTTTCCTCGTACATCGGCGGTGAAGGCCACAACCTGCAAGAACACAGCGTGGTACTGATCCGCGGCGGTCGTGTAAAAGACTTGCCAGGTGTTCGTTACCACACCGTTCGCGGCTCTTTGGATACTTCCGGCGTTAAAGGTCGTAACCAAGGTCGTTCGAAGTACGGTACCAAGCGTCCGAAATAA